The following are from one region of the Psychromonas sp. psych-6C06 genome:
- a CDS encoding TolC family outer membrane protein has protein sequence MKQQRFSLVKKGTIGLLCSVMLLPSLANSQSLEQAVAFTFDTHPELRAAYTRFKVSEKQVEQAEAGYWPTLDATAGIGYEYTDSPGTRRSGLNGDDDTEELTRREIGLNLKQELFSGFHTSSEVDRTSYATSAEQWRLYGMAEDLALEVSKVYLNLIKAEKLVALSEKNLAAHEEIYEQIKQRTDSGFGSSADLSQINGRLAKAHSNLIAAKNNFLDSKVTFYRVIEQKPENLVIPYPDASLLPETEQQGIEMALENHPIIKAAANDIQAAKAQHSTANSNYYPKVWIDVNANMNDNIDGENGINGNVDVGGDNNEVIAMLRVSYNLFSGGKDNAYAKETAYKMSEATELNRNVHRQVSEGFILSWNAFEQLNLQKKYIKMHVIASKDTQSDYKEQFKIGQRSLLDLLDTENELYQARRDFLDAEFTEISAQYRILHAMGLLVQALRVTRPSSWLGEQQFDGGVTQ, from the coding sequence ATGAAACAGCAACGTTTCAGTTTAGTAAAAAAAGGGACAATCGGGTTACTGTGTAGCGTAATGTTGTTACCTTCGCTGGCAAATAGTCAATCGCTTGAACAAGCAGTCGCCTTTACTTTTGACACTCATCCTGAATTACGTGCGGCGTATACCCGTTTCAAAGTCAGTGAAAAACAAGTTGAGCAGGCTGAAGCTGGATATTGGCCAACACTTGATGCTACTGCTGGTATCGGTTATGAATATACAGACAGTCCCGGTACGCGTCGTTCTGGACTAAACGGTGATGATGATACTGAGGAGTTAACACGCCGAGAGATTGGGCTTAATTTAAAACAAGAACTATTCAGTGGTTTTCACACGAGCAGCGAAGTAGATAGAACAAGCTATGCGACCAGTGCTGAGCAATGGCGTTTATATGGTATGGCAGAAGATTTAGCGTTAGAGGTGAGTAAAGTTTATCTTAACTTGATTAAAGCTGAAAAACTGGTCGCACTGTCAGAAAAAAACTTAGCAGCCCATGAAGAAATTTATGAGCAGATAAAGCAACGTACAGACTCAGGTTTTGGTAGTTCAGCGGATCTATCGCAAATTAATGGCCGTCTTGCTAAAGCACATTCTAATTTGATTGCAGCGAAAAATAATTTTTTAGATAGCAAAGTTACTTTTTATCGTGTTATTGAGCAAAAACCAGAAAACTTAGTGATCCCCTATCCTGATGCTTCATTATTGCCAGAAACCGAGCAGCAAGGTATCGAAATGGCACTTGAAAATCATCCGATTATTAAAGCCGCAGCTAATGATATTCAAGCAGCTAAAGCGCAACATAGCACTGCTAATTCAAACTATTACCCTAAAGTTTGGATTGATGTAAATGCCAATATGAACGACAACATTGATGGTGAAAATGGTATCAATGGCAATGTTGATGTTGGTGGTGATAATAATGAAGTGATTGCGATGTTACGAGTCTCGTACAATCTATTTTCAGGTGGTAAAGATAACGCTTACGCGAAGGAAACTGCCTATAAAATGAGTGAAGCAACTGAGCTTAATCGAAATGTGCATCGTCAAGTAAGTGAAGGTTTTATTCTTTCATGGAATGCGTTTGAGCAACTCAATTTACAAAAGAAATACATTAAAATGCATGTAATCGCTTCTAAAGATACCCAGTCTGATTACAAAGAGCAGTTCAAAATTGGTCAACGCAGTTTATTAGATTTGCTGGATACTGAAAATGAACTTTATCAAGCACGTCGAGACTTTTTAGATGCAGAGTTTACTGAAATATCTGCACAATACCGAATTTTGCATGCAATGGGGTTACTTGTACAAGCCCTTCGTGTGACACGCCCTAGCAGCTGGTTAGGCGAACAGCAGTTTGATGGAGGCGTTACGCAGTGA
- a CDS encoding HlyD family type I secretion periplasmic adaptor subunit, with translation MKISKEDLEMADDVYGAILTQTPTVHRLTIWALFALFSCFLVWAYFAELDRVTRGEGKIIPSSQVQVIQSLDGGILQELYVTEGMQVTKGQLIARIDDTRFRSDMAQQTQEVDALRANIIRLRAELRDVLVADVKAWQLQVKINKAKLNFPDDLNQSSAELVARNQDEYNTRINNLENQVAIQGQQIKQREQEVKEITSKINTLKSSLNLANRELKLTVPLAKKKIVPEIELLKLQRTVNDIKGELNALRLLKPKVQSSYDEAILKRREAVLKYRTEARAQLNELQSKFSRLSEAQVGVKDKVSKALITSPVVGTVKTLHITTLGGVVKPGEVLIEIVPSEDKLLVEAKIIPKDIAFIHVGLPAMVKITAYDFTRYGGLEGVVEHISADTTQDEEGNSFYIIRVRTTESSMHNLGKEDMPIIPGMMTTVDVMISKRTVLEYILNPILRAKEMALREY, from the coding sequence ATGAAAATAAGTAAAGAAGATTTAGAAATGGCAGATGATGTTTACGGTGCAATTTTAACGCAAACGCCTACCGTGCATCGCTTAACTATTTGGGCTCTGTTTGCGCTATTTAGTTGTTTTCTTGTCTGGGCGTATTTTGCAGAGTTAGATCGCGTAACACGCGGTGAAGGAAAGATTATTCCTTCCTCGCAGGTACAAGTGATTCAAAGCCTTGATGGGGGCATCTTGCAAGAGTTGTATGTTACGGAGGGTATGCAGGTAACTAAAGGACAATTGATTGCTCGAATCGATGATACTCGTTTCCGTTCTGATATGGCACAGCAAACACAAGAGGTCGATGCGTTACGTGCTAACATAATTCGTTTGCGTGCTGAATTAAGAGATGTATTAGTTGCAGATGTTAAGGCTTGGCAATTACAAGTCAAAATCAATAAAGCTAAACTAAACTTCCCTGATGACCTCAATCAAAGTTCCGCAGAGCTGGTTGCACGTAATCAAGATGAATATAATACGCGAATTAATAATTTAGAGAACCAAGTTGCTATTCAAGGGCAACAAATAAAGCAGCGTGAACAGGAAGTCAAAGAGATCACTTCTAAAATTAATACGTTAAAAAGCAGTTTAAATCTTGCTAATAGAGAGCTCAAATTAACAGTTCCGCTTGCTAAGAAAAAAATAGTACCTGAAATTGAGCTATTAAAACTGCAACGTACTGTGAATGATATTAAAGGAGAGCTCAATGCTCTGAGACTTTTAAAACCGAAAGTGCAGTCATCCTATGATGAAGCAATTCTCAAAAGGCGTGAAGCGGTGCTTAAGTATCGTACTGAAGCACGAGCACAACTTAATGAATTACAATCAAAGTTTTCTCGATTAAGTGAAGCGCAAGTTGGCGTAAAAGATAAAGTAAGTAAGGCTCTAATCACTTCACCTGTCGTAGGGACCGTAAAAACTTTGCATATAACCACGCTGGGTGGTGTTGTTAAACCGGGCGAAGTACTGATTGAAATAGTGCCATCAGAAGATAAATTATTAGTTGAAGCGAAAATTATTCCTAAAGATATTGCTTTTATACATGTCGGTTTACCTGCCATGGTAAAAATTACTGCCTATGACTTTACACGTTATGGCGGTCTAGAAGGTGTCGTAGAACACATTAGTGCAGATACAACCCAAGATGAAGAGGGTAATAGTTTTTATATAATAAGAGTGAGAACCACCGAATCAAGCATGCATAACCTTGGGAAGGAAGATATGCCTATTATTCCAGGGATGATGACCACTGTTGATGTCATGATCAGTAAGCGGACTGTGCTTGAATATATTTTGAATCCAATACTCAGGGCAAAAGAGATGGCGCTCAGGGAATATTAA
- a CDS encoding transglutaminase-like cysteine peptidase, with protein MSSLLLVSFSVLHAQKLGRLNESKIVNALTKNYGDRAGKRGTAWFRLMDKSYQLEEKEKLKQVNHFFNLLRFVDDIKLWGVSNYWATPLEFIGVNGGDCEDFAIAKYFTLLELGIADEKMRITMVKAVTLNQYHMVVAYYETPASIPLILDNIDGRIKLATKRKDLIPVYSFNGKQLWLNKSKGQGVLAGKSDRLKQWTDLNQRMGVSNLKQPKLRME; from the coding sequence TTGAGTAGTTTATTACTCGTTTCATTCTCTGTATTACATGCGCAAAAGCTGGGTAGGCTCAACGAATCAAAAATTGTTAATGCACTTACTAAAAATTATGGTGATCGGGCAGGTAAACGAGGAACTGCCTGGTTCCGCTTAATGGATAAATCGTATCAACTAGAAGAGAAAGAGAAGTTAAAACAAGTAAATCACTTTTTTAATCTATTACGCTTTGTAGATGATATTAAGTTATGGGGGGTGAGTAATTATTGGGCGACCCCACTCGAGTTTATTGGAGTGAATGGTGGCGATTGTGAAGATTTTGCTATTGCTAAATACTTCACTCTACTTGAGTTAGGGATAGCGGATGAAAAAATGCGTATCACCATGGTCAAGGCGGTCACTTTAAACCAGTACCATATGGTCGTTGCTTATTATGAGACACCCGCTTCAATTCCACTTATCCTCGATAATATTGATGGCAGAATAAAACTCGCAACGAAGCGTAAGGATCTGATACCAGTATATAGTTTTAATGGTAAACAGCTTTGGTTGAATAAGAGTAAAGGACAAGGCGTACTTGCTGGCAAATCAGATCGGCTAAAACAGTGGACAGATCTAAATCAACGTATGGGGGTCTCAAACCTCAAACAACCTAAATTGAGAATGGAGTAA
- a CDS encoding OmpA family protein has translation MKFLTLLSVLLLTACSTHIVDMTEQPTVQKYDLTDTEGDGIILARDECPDTYSGALVNNQGCGTQTVETVRRKLEVNFDTNSYEVKAQYFPEIEQLAQFMQEFPQAIVTIEGHTSIRGKASLNKRLSQNRANAIKEILTQKYGIDSARITAVGYGFDKLLLEGDDEYIHARNRRIVAEISSDKNLIDMKWTIYSVDNEVE, from the coding sequence GTGAAATTTTTAACTTTATTATCTGTACTGTTATTAACGGCTTGTTCAACGCATATCGTTGATATGACAGAACAACCTACCGTTCAAAAATATGATTTAACCGACACGGAAGGTGACGGGATCATTTTAGCACGAGATGAGTGTCCTGATACTTATTCAGGTGCGCTGGTTAATAACCAAGGTTGTGGCACGCAAACCGTAGAAACAGTTCGTCGCAAATTGGAAGTCAACTTTGATACTAATTCCTATGAAGTAAAAGCACAATACTTCCCCGAGATTGAGCAACTTGCTCAATTTATGCAGGAGTTTCCACAAGCGATTGTCACTATTGAGGGGCATACTAGTATACGTGGTAAGGCATCACTGAATAAACGTTTATCACAAAATAGAGCTAATGCGATTAAGGAAATACTAACGCAGAAGTACGGGATAGATAGCGCTCGAATCACTGCTGTAGGTTATGGATTTGATAAACTATTGTTAGAGGGTGATGATGAATACATCCATGCGCGAAATCGTCGTATCGTAGCTGAAATTAGTAGCGATAAAAACCTGATCGATATGAAATGGACTATTTATAGTGTTGATAACGAAGTGGAGTAG
- a CDS encoding type I secretion system permease/ATPase codes for MPAAQSQWTINASQSISEDPLLDCLVLLSEHFGNPCSAEALAAGLPLDQSVLSPELLPQAAMRAGLSAKLSRKSLDNIPKMLLPCILMLKDQKACVLQSIDFKANVALILLPETGGEEKLTIEELESVYVGYLFLIKQKYHGDRDFDVHIGDNNKHWLWGTIRESAPIYRDVIIASILVNIFALVSPLLVMNIYDKIVPNLAFESLWVLAVGASVAYTFDFILKQLRGYLIDVAGKKVDIQTSSKLFAKVIGISLEKQAPSVGGMARQLGEFDSVREFLSSATVTALVDLPFAFLFVFIIYLVAGDLAVFSVIAAVLILGYALLVQARLRHAIEESNKFSGLRHGHLIESLSSLESIKANGAEGVVQNAWQQMLGHTSTWQLKTKVITNSVANVSSFIVQMVVVAVIVLGVYRVSEGLISMGGIIAAVMLSSRAVGPMAKIAALMTRYNQTVSSLRQLDGIMEQEAEFEDKGHLASHTKLEGNIVFEHVSFNYPNIEKAALNPLSLKVKPGEKIAIIGRNGSGKTTLAKLLLGLFKPQQGSIRYDGLHQGQIHPSDLRRNIGYLPQDIVLFHGSIKDNILFGTKQVTEYQLLRAVQMSGVSLFTDMESQGLELQVGEGGKSLSRGQRQAVALARAILNDPQMLLLDEPTASLDARAERLFIESMKVTAQNRTLFLITHKMHLLQLVDRIIVLDKGYLVADGSKQKILEQLKNGLLNGAPKKGAKQ; via the coding sequence ATGCCAGCTGCCCAGTCACAATGGACAATTAACGCCTCTCAAAGTATAAGTGAAGATCCACTACTTGATTGCTTAGTATTACTCAGCGAGCACTTTGGTAATCCTTGCTCAGCTGAAGCGTTAGCTGCTGGTTTACCACTGGATCAGAGTGTCCTTTCTCCTGAGTTATTACCACAAGCCGCGATGCGCGCTGGTCTTAGTGCTAAATTAAGTCGAAAAAGCCTCGATAATATTCCGAAAATGCTATTACCTTGCATATTAATGCTTAAAGATCAAAAAGCTTGCGTGCTTCAATCTATTGACTTTAAAGCCAATGTGGCTCTTATTTTATTACCAGAAACTGGTGGTGAAGAAAAACTAACCATAGAGGAATTAGAGTCTGTTTATGTGGGTTACCTTTTTCTTATAAAACAAAAATATCATGGAGATCGCGATTTTGATGTACATATTGGCGATAACAATAAACATTGGTTATGGGGCACGATTCGAGAGTCGGCACCTATCTATCGTGATGTAATCATTGCTTCTATTTTAGTAAACATTTTTGCATTGGTGTCTCCATTATTGGTAATGAATATTTACGATAAAATTGTACCTAATTTAGCTTTTGAAAGTTTATGGGTTCTGGCTGTAGGTGCAAGTGTTGCTTATACCTTTGATTTCATCCTTAAACAGCTTCGTGGTTACCTTATTGATGTTGCCGGGAAAAAAGTAGATATTCAAACATCTTCAAAATTGTTCGCAAAAGTTATTGGTATCTCTCTTGAAAAACAAGCACCAAGTGTTGGCGGTATGGCCAGACAGCTCGGCGAATTTGATAGTGTTCGTGAGTTTTTATCGTCAGCAACGGTGACTGCATTAGTTGATCTTCCTTTTGCTTTTCTTTTTGTCTTTATTATTTACCTAGTTGCTGGAGATCTTGCCGTTTTCTCTGTTATTGCAGCGGTTCTCATTCTTGGTTATGCCTTATTAGTACAAGCACGATTGCGTCATGCTATTGAAGAGAGTAATAAATTTTCTGGTTTACGGCATGGTCACCTTATTGAAAGCCTTTCTTCTTTAGAATCGATAAAGGCGAATGGCGCTGAGGGGGTTGTACAAAATGCATGGCAACAGATGTTAGGGCATACTTCAACATGGCAATTAAAAACTAAAGTTATTACTAACTCTGTGGCGAATGTTTCAAGTTTTATTGTGCAAATGGTTGTAGTGGCAGTCATTGTGTTGGGGGTGTACCGTGTTTCTGAAGGCTTAATTTCTATGGGGGGTATTATTGCTGCCGTTATGTTATCGAGCCGTGCTGTAGGTCCGATGGCTAAAATAGCTGCATTAATGACACGTTATAACCAGACGGTCAGCTCCTTAAGGCAGCTCGATGGAATTATGGAACAAGAGGCTGAATTTGAAGATAAAGGTCACCTTGCTAGTCATACTAAACTTGAAGGAAATATAGTTTTTGAACATGTAAGCTTTAATTACCCTAATATCGAAAAAGCTGCACTCAACCCTCTTTCATTGAAAGTTAAGCCGGGTGAGAAAATTGCAATTATTGGACGAAATGGTTCAGGTAAAACAACGCTCGCCAAATTATTACTAGGCCTATTTAAGCCCCAACAGGGGAGCATTCGTTACGATGGTTTACATCAAGGGCAGATACACCCGAGCGATTTAAGACGTAATATAGGTTACCTACCGCAGGATATTGTTTTATTCCATGGTTCAATCAAAGACAATATCTTATTTGGTACAAAGCAAGTAACCGAGTATCAATTATTACGCGCAGTACAAATGTCGGGTGTTAGTTTATTTACCGATATGGAGTCACAAGGGTTAGAACTGCAAGTTGGGGAAGGTGGCAAGTCATTATCTCGTGGCCAACGTCAAGCCGTTGCGCTCGCGCGTGCTATTCTGAACGACCCACAAATGTTATTACTGGATGAGCCGACCGCTAGTTTGGATGCTCGTGCTGAGCGATTGTTCATTGAGTCTATGAAAGTTACTGCACAGAATCGTACACTGTTTTTAATCACCCATAAAATGCATCTATTACAATTAGTTGATCGAATTATTGTATTGGATAAAGGTTATCTTGTTGCGGATGGCAGTAAACAGAAAATATTAGAACAGTTAAAAAATGGCTTGCTAAATGGCGCACCCAAGAAGGGAGCGAAGCAATGA